One stretch of Natronobacterium gregoryi SP2 DNA includes these proteins:
- a CDS encoding S9 family peptidase — protein sequence MSYELERYLNIRSAYGASFGPDGERLSFLLDTTGTSQVWTIADPQEWPQQRTFYDERVTFASWSPERPELIFGMDDGGNERAQLYRLDAETGEIENVTAMPDAKHRWGGWSHDGEQFAFASNRRDEAVFDIYVQDRDATGDAAKLVYEGDGWLSLAGWSPDDSRLLVSQAYSNFDQDLYVLDLETEEIEHLTPHEGDVRYSSASWAPDGDGLYLVTDEGDADTLYLAYMDLEGGELETVTRGEGWNVDGIALDDETGRFVYSRNVEGYTELTVGEFDADEPTEFERFPEPDLPGGVSGGISFDPAADRFALSTTGDTVNTNVFVVDVESGEAKRWTRAPTAGIPPETFDESDLVHVESFDELEVPGFLTLPDGYEAGNTPVVVDIHGGPESQRRPSFSSVKQYFLDRGYAYFEPNVRGSAGYGADYAALDDVEKRMDSVADIEACVEWLQDHPAIDPDRIAAKGGSYGGFMVLAALTEYPHLWAAGIDVVGIANFVTFLENTGDWRRELREAEYGSLEADREFLEDISPINNVERIEAPLFVLHGENDPRVPVGEAEQIADQAAKQGVPVRKLIFEDEGHGFSKLENRIEAYTEIADFLDEHV from the coding sequence GGTCTGGACGATCGCGGACCCACAGGAGTGGCCCCAACAACGCACCTTCTACGACGAGCGGGTGACCTTCGCCTCCTGGTCGCCCGAACGGCCCGAACTGATCTTCGGGATGGACGACGGTGGCAACGAACGCGCTCAACTCTACCGACTCGACGCCGAGACTGGCGAGATAGAGAACGTGACGGCGATGCCGGACGCCAAACACCGCTGGGGCGGCTGGAGCCACGACGGTGAGCAGTTCGCGTTCGCTTCGAACCGCCGTGACGAGGCCGTCTTCGACATCTACGTCCAGGATCGTGATGCGACTGGAGACGCGGCAAAACTCGTCTACGAGGGCGACGGCTGGCTCTCACTCGCCGGCTGGAGCCCCGACGACTCCCGCCTGCTGGTCTCGCAGGCCTACTCGAACTTCGACCAGGACCTCTACGTCCTCGACCTCGAGACGGAGGAAATCGAGCATCTCACGCCCCACGAGGGCGACGTCCGCTACAGCAGCGCGAGCTGGGCACCCGACGGCGACGGACTCTACCTCGTTACCGACGAGGGTGACGCAGATACGCTGTATCTCGCCTACATGGATCTCGAGGGCGGAGAACTCGAGACGGTCACTCGGGGCGAGGGGTGGAACGTCGACGGGATCGCTTTGGACGACGAGACCGGGCGCTTCGTCTACTCGCGAAACGTCGAGGGGTACACCGAGCTGACCGTCGGCGAATTCGATGCCGACGAGCCGACCGAGTTCGAGAGGTTCCCCGAACCCGACCTACCAGGCGGCGTCTCCGGCGGCATTAGCTTTGACCCCGCCGCTGACCGGTTCGCGCTGTCGACGACCGGCGACACCGTGAACACGAACGTCTTCGTGGTCGACGTCGAGTCCGGGGAAGCAAAGCGCTGGACGCGAGCCCCGACTGCGGGGATTCCACCGGAGACGTTCGACGAGTCCGATCTCGTCCACGTCGAGAGCTTCGACGAACTGGAGGTGCCCGGTTTCCTCACCCTGCCGGACGGCTACGAAGCGGGGAACACACCCGTCGTCGTCGACATCCACGGCGGCCCCGAGAGCCAGCGCCGGCCGTCGTTCTCGAGCGTCAAGCAGTACTTCCTCGATCGAGGATACGCGTACTTCGAACCCAACGTCCGGGGATCGGCCGGGTACGGTGCCGACTACGCTGCACTAGACGACGTCGAGAAGCGCATGGACTCGGTCGCAGACATCGAGGCCTGCGTCGAGTGGCTGCAAGACCACCCTGCGATCGACCCGGACCGTATCGCCGCCAAAGGGGGGTCCTACGGCGGCTTCATGGTGCTTGCCGCGCTGACGGAGTACCCCCATCTCTGGGCGGCTGGGATCGACGTCGTCGGCATCGCCAACTTCGTCACGTTCCTCGAGAACACGGGCGACTGGCGACGCGAACTCCGCGAAGCCGAGTACGGGAGTCTCGAGGCCGACCGCGAGTTCCTGGAAGACATTTCGCCGATCAACAACGTCGAGCGGATCGAGGCACCGCTTTTCGTCCTCCACGGCGAGAACGATCCCCGCGTGCCCGTCGGTGAGGCCGAACAGATCGCCGACCAGGCCGCCAAACAGGGCGTCCCGGTCCGAAAGTTGATATTCGAAGACGAGGGCCACGGCTTCTCGAAACTCGAGAACCGCATCGAGGCCTACACCGAAATCGCGGACTTCCTCGACGAACACGTCTGA
- a CDS encoding sulfurtransferase produces the protein MKPNQDPLADPEWVSETLSAFERDDPAYRLLEVDIDTSRYDRGHIPGAISVDWENDVAGELGRDIVDADAFEAVMEACGVTNDTTLVLYGDEANWFAAHVYWVCKYYGHDDVRLMDGGRHYWNWHDYEWTTAVPSVTPGEYTVDETDETIRAYEADVKRALETEQPIIDVRNPQEYRGGSPPPEIPKTTDSEGHIPGAENVPWAKAVRPDGSFKSKEQLREVYDVDEDDSAVAYCRIGERASVTWFVLHELLGVDATNYDGSWTEWSQLEDAPIETGEPGASSPVGSVGGDGR, from the coding sequence ATGAAACCGAATCAGGACCCACTCGCAGATCCCGAATGGGTCAGCGAGACGTTGTCGGCGTTCGAGCGCGACGATCCAGCCTACAGGCTCCTCGAGGTCGATATCGACACGAGTCGATACGACCGAGGACACATTCCGGGTGCGATCAGCGTCGACTGGGAAAACGACGTCGCTGGCGAACTCGGCCGGGACATCGTCGACGCCGACGCCTTCGAAGCGGTAATGGAAGCGTGTGGCGTCACGAACGACACGACGCTCGTCCTCTATGGCGACGAGGCAAACTGGTTTGCGGCACACGTCTACTGGGTCTGTAAGTACTACGGACACGACGACGTCCGGTTGATGGACGGCGGTCGTCACTACTGGAACTGGCACGACTACGAGTGGACGACGGCGGTTCCGTCGGTCACGCCCGGTGAGTACACCGTCGACGAAACCGACGAGACGATTCGAGCGTACGAAGCAGACGTCAAACGCGCTCTCGAGACCGAGCAGCCGATAATCGACGTTCGCAACCCACAGGAGTACCGTGGCGGAAGTCCACCACCCGAGATTCCGAAAACGACGGATTCCGAGGGACACATCCCCGGTGCCGAAAACGTTCCGTGGGCCAAAGCGGTTCGTCCCGACGGCTCGTTCAAGTCCAAAGAGCAACTCCGCGAGGTGTACGACGTCGACGAGGACGACAGTGCGGTCGCTTACTGTCGGATCGGTGAACGAGCGTCGGTTACCTGGTTCGTTTTGCACGAGTTACTCGGTGTCGATGCGACCAACTACGACGGCTCCTGGACCGAGTGGAGTCAACTGGAGGACGCACCGATCGAAACGGGGGAACCGGGCGCGTCGTCGCCCGTTGGATCGGTTGGGGGTGACGGGCGATGA
- a CDS encoding NAD(P)-dependent glycerol-1-phosphate dehydrogenase, with the protein MFQKSKWIRLPRNVAVGHGVLDEVVEIVDDLHLQGRPLFVTSPTPREVAAEPIAADFEAAGIDPAVVTIESATFDSVETVIEVAEAEDASYLVGIGGGKAIDIAKMASHHLSMGFLSIPTAASHDGIVSNRGSVPDGDTRHSVAAEPPLAVVADTAVLAEAPWELTTAGCADIISNYTAVMDWRLARRLKNVEHSEYAAALSEMTAEILVDNADLIRPGLEESSWVVTKALMSSGVAMSIAGSSRPASGAEHLFSHQLDRLEPNVALHGHQVGVGSIMTAYLHGGERGFWVDIRDALDSIDAPTTADELGIDDETVLEALTTCHEIRDRYTILGDGMNEEAARDVATKTGVIG; encoded by the coding sequence CCGGCCGCTGTTCGTCACCAGTCCAACCCCACGCGAGGTCGCCGCAGAGCCGATCGCCGCAGACTTCGAGGCCGCGGGGATCGATCCCGCCGTCGTCACGATCGAGTCCGCAACCTTCGACTCGGTCGAGACGGTCATCGAGGTCGCCGAAGCCGAAGACGCATCCTACCTCGTCGGCATCGGCGGCGGGAAGGCGATCGACATCGCGAAGATGGCGAGCCACCACCTCTCGATGGGCTTTCTTTCGATTCCGACGGCCGCCAGCCACGACGGGATCGTCAGCAACCGTGGCTCGGTCCCCGACGGTGACACTCGCCACAGCGTCGCGGCCGAACCGCCGCTGGCCGTCGTCGCCGACACGGCCGTCCTCGCCGAGGCACCCTGGGAGCTGACGACCGCCGGCTGTGCCGACATCATCTCGAACTACACTGCCGTCATGGACTGGCGACTCGCCAGACGGCTCAAAAACGTCGAACACTCCGAGTACGCGGCCGCACTCTCGGAAATGACCGCCGAGATCCTGGTCGACAACGCCGACCTTATCCGGCCCGGTCTCGAGGAGTCGTCCTGGGTCGTCACCAAGGCGCTGATGTCTTCCGGCGTCGCGATGAGCATCGCGGGCTCTTCGCGGCCCGCCAGTGGCGCGGAACACCTCTTCTCCCACCAGTTAGATCGGCTGGAACCGAACGTGGCGCTCCACGGCCATCAGGTCGGCGTCGGCTCGATCATGACCGCCTACCTCCACGGCGGAGAACGAGGATTCTGGGTCGACATCCGAGACGCTCTCGACAGCATCGACGCGCCGACGACTGCCGACGAACTCGGGATCGACGACGAAACCGTGCTCGAGGCGCTGACGACCTGTCACGAGATACGCGACCGCTACACGATCCTCGGTGATGGCATGAACGAAGAAGCCGCTCGAGACGTCGCGACGAAGACTGGAGTGATCGGCTAA